In the genome of Tautonia rosea, the window CAACCCGCGCCTCGGGTATACTGATCGTCGGTCGACCCCAAGAGCCGAACTCGATACTCGTCCTTTCAGGAAGCTGCCCCGATGGAACAGATCAAAGGAAAGCGCGTCGCAGTCCTGGTGGAGAAGTTTTACGAAGATCTGGAACTCTGGTACCCGGTCCTCCGACTTCGAGAGGCGGGTTGCAACGTCACGATCGTCGGACCCAAGGCCGGCGAGTCTTACGCCTCGAAGCATGGGTATCCGGCCAAGTCTGACGTGGCCGCGGCTGATGTGAAGGCTGAGGACTTCGACGCGATCATCATTCCCGGCGGTTACTCGCCCGATCACATGAGACGTTGCCAGCCCATGATTGATCTGGTGACGAAGGCCGCCCACCAGGGGAAGGTGCTGGCCGCGATTTGCCACGGCCCGTGGATGCTCTGCTCGACGAAGGCGATCAAAGGGCGCAAGCTGACCGGGTTTTTCGCCATCCGAGACGACGTCGAGAATGCCGGGGCCATCTGGGAGGATGCCGCCTGCGTTCGAGACGGAAACATCGTGACCAGCAGGACGCCGAACGACCTTCCCGAGTTCATGATGGGCATTTTCGATGCAATGATCGAAGCGAGTGCTCGCTGATCAGATATTTCCTCGACACCCCCTGGGCTGATCCGATCAGGCGGTTCCGTCCGCAGATCGGGTTGGCTCGGATGGGGAGAGGATCAGATCACGGAGCTGCAAGGAGCCACCGGGTGGAGGGCGAATGGTGAGCCATTGTCCGGATGCTGCCGGATCGGGCGTTGTGGTGACGGGCTGATCGTCGATCCAGAGTCGGACGGTCGATCCTTCAACCTGAAGACGCACGTGGTGCCAGACGTCAGGGGTGCCCTGGGCGGTGTCGGGCAATTGCTTGGGCAGGCCGAGCCGATAGCCGGCAATGCCAATCTGGCCAAGGTCGGCCGGTTTGGCTCGGAGCAATGCGGAGAGCTCGAAGGCCTCCGGCAACGGTGCGGGGAGCCGGAGAGGATCGTTTTCGAGGTCGGGATATACCTCAAGTTCGAGTAGATGAAACGGACTCGTCGGGGTTTCGGTCAGCTGCGGCGGCGAAGCCTTGCGATCATCGAACAGCGAGAATCGAGAGAGAGCGAACAAGACCATCACCATCATGCCTGGCATGGCGATGCGCCACCATATCGGGACCTTCTGTTGAATTGGGAACGGGCATTGCAGTAACATTGCGACCCGAAGCACGAGCGGAGAGACCTGTGGGGCCCGTCTCCGTCCATCCGATTGCGCCGTAGGAGTGGCCCGGATGGGGTGAGGCCGGCCTCCGCCCGCGAGTTCGACGAGTGAGGCCGCATAGGCCCGACCAGGTGTGCCGAGTTTCCGAGCGGCCAGATCGTCGGCCAGGACTTCTTGATCGAGGAGAAGCCGCCGACGAATCCACCAGGCCGGGGGCATCGGAAACCAGACGGCCTGCAGAAGGGTCGAAAGCCAAACGAAGCGTGAATCGTGGTGCTCTGCGTGGGCCAGTTCGTGACGCAAGACCATCCGGAGCCGGTCGGCAGATCCGGGGCCTGGTTGGTCCCATCCTTCCGGCAGAAGGATCATGGGACGGAACTCACCGATCAAGGCCGGACGTCCGAGTTTTGCGGAGACGCAGAGGCGTGGACGCATCGCCGGGTGTTCCGAGATCAAGAGCCTGGCGTACTCCTTGGTCGCCCAGGCAGAGGCAGGTCGAGCGGTCTGGATCAGGTGTCTCGACGCCAGAACGCCGAGCAGGAGCCAGCCGATTCCTGCCGCGACACTGATCAGATAGCCAAGGGTGAGCAGGCGACTCAGGAGGCCCAGCGGAACCACTACCCAACCAAACACGTTGGCCACCGGAGCCAGCAAGGCAGATCGAGGGATGAACCCTTCGATCGTCTCGATCGGGAGCAGCATCAAGGGCCCGAGACTCAGTGCTCCGAGAACGCCGACCCTGGCCACGGCTCTCCGCTGCACGGGTTGGCGACAGGCCATCATCGTGATCATCACGAGTGAGAGCCAGACCGCCGTGACGCTTCCGAGGTCGAGCAGCCAGAGCCCCAGGCGATCGACCATTGCGATCATCGGCGAGTTCCACAACGCGATTGAGGAGGAACGGTGTGCGCAACTCAATCCGAATGATTCTGCGAGCTGATCATCGGCGAGCCCTGGCGTTGAGCCTCGTCAAGCATCGCTCGGAGCCGGTCGAATTCCTCGGCCGTCGGCGGTTTCGAGTCGAGCAACGCGACGAGTGTTCGGTCGAGTGCGCCGTCGAAGACGCGATCGACAAAACGTCTCGTTAAATCGCGGATCGTTCGTTCCGGAGACTTGAGCGGCACGTAAATAAATGTTCGTCCCTCGACGACGTGGCTGACCAGTCCCTTCTTCTCTTCCATGATGTTCAGCAGGGTTTGAACCGTGCTGTAGGCGACCGGCCCACTTTCCTTGACCAGCTCGTCCTGCACCTCTCGGACGCTGGCACGTCCCTTGGCCCAGAGAACCTTGAGGATCTCGAGCTCGCGATCGGTGACCATCTGGACCTTTCTCATGGTGGACGCTCCCCGGCTGCCTGGAACGGCGTCGTTCGATCTCCTCAACGTAGCGGGCCCATCACGTGTAAACAACCCTGAAGTCTTACGGAATTCCGAGATGAGAAATGCAACTCGTCAGGCTTTCGAGATGGCATGAAGACGCTGGTGGAGGAGATCCGGAAACTTTCCGTACCAACGTTGGTTCAAGGGGGAGGGGTGCGGAAGCGGACTCAAGATTATCGCTTTGCGGAGGATTCCTTCATCGGTCTCCACAACAAGCTCGCAGGGCAAGTCGGCCTCGTAACGATCGTCTCGTTTCCAGAATTCTTCGATCAGCTTGGCTCCGACGTACGGCGTGAACCACTTGAAGGCCTCGGTGCCCAGGCAAATGACGCGATTGCCGGACCAGTGAGCCGTGAGGAATTCGGCCACGAAGGGCCGAAAGCGTTCCTTGACCGTCGTCGAGTAGGCTTTGTTACCGGGAGGTTTGTACGGGACCGTATTCGAGAGCACAATGTGTTGGAGAGCCGCTTCGAGTCTCGGGTCGTCGTCGGGGGGGGCTCCCAGAAACGTTCGATAGACTTCTCGGCGCACCAGGCGGCCGCCGGCACCGATCTGCGGTTGCCCCCACTT includes:
- a CDS encoding BlaI/MecI/CopY family transcriptional regulator, with translation MRKVQMVTDRELEILKVLWAKGRASVREVQDELVKESGPVAYSTVQTLLNIMEEKKGLVSHVVEGRTFIYVPLKSPERTIRDLTRRFVDRVFDGALDRTLVALLDSKPPTAEEFDRLRAMLDEAQRQGSPMISSQNHSD
- a CDS encoding type 1 glutamine amidotransferase domain-containing protein, with the translated sequence MEQIKGKRVAVLVEKFYEDLELWYPVLRLREAGCNVTIVGPKAGESYASKHGYPAKSDVAAADVKAEDFDAIIIPGGYSPDHMRRCQPMIDLVTKAAHQGKVLAAICHGPWMLCSTKAIKGRKLTGFFAIRDDVENAGAIWEDAACVRDGNIVTSRTPNDLPEFMMGIFDAMIEASAR
- a CDS encoding uracil-DNA glycosylase family protein, yielding MRSVDDLLEAIAQEARRAEFPIDEPVYSASKKDPTWPILFAGSLSARVCSFGRDLGRDEVKWGQPQIGAGGRLVRREVYRTFLGAPPDDDPRLEAALQHIVLSNTVPYKPPGNKAYSTTVKERFRPFVAEFLTAHWSGNRVICLGTEAFKWFTPYVGAKLIEEFWKRDDRYEADLPCELVVETDEGILRKAIILSPLPHPSPLNQRWYGKFPDLLHQRLHAISKA
- a CDS encoding M56 family metallopeptidase, which translates into the protein MIAMVDRLGLWLLDLGSVTAVWLSLVMITMMACRQPVQRRAVARVGVLGALSLGPLMLLPIETIEGFIPRSALLAPVANVFGWVVVPLGLLSRLLTLGYLISVAAGIGWLLLGVLASRHLIQTARPASAWATKEYARLLISEHPAMRPRLCVSAKLGRPALIGEFRPMILLPEGWDQPGPGSADRLRMVLRHELAHAEHHDSRFVWLSTLLQAVWFPMPPAWWIRRRLLLDQEVLADDLAARKLGTPGRAYAASLVELAGGGRPHPIRATPTAQSDGRRRAPQVSPLVLRVAMLLQCPFPIQQKVPIWWRIAMPGMMVMVLFALSRFSLFDDRKASPPQLTETPTSPFHLLELEVYPDLENDPLRLPAPLPEAFELSALLRAKPADLGQIGIAGYRLGLPKQLPDTAQGTPDVWHHVRLQVEGSTVRLWIDDQPVTTTPDPAASGQWLTIRPPPGGSLQLRDLILSPSEPTRSADGTA